A DNA window from Ornithodoros turicata isolate Travis chromosome 10, ASM3712646v1, whole genome shotgun sequence contains the following coding sequences:
- the LOC135369666 gene encoding ventricular zone-expressed PH domain-containing protein 1-like isoform X5 yields MHELLAQVLENKDLSRAGDLFSVDDQKIVGDLSEVITKIKEIASASDFLHSDNIQSVVEICITRVTSAIRDTGTIEQHALALVSLLESCLNHDLRPSQKDEDPPHTKIASDIVSCIFLNHNKKSVMKLALPVAIKFLHRGNKELSHNLSRYLSLAAINNAELLSPHVQPIVDSVISGNYALARVLPSIYVVKKDPIHDHLMALISLLPLCESADKLSLLALFELVAKHKPSLLESNLPQLSTCLGSATTAGSVLRIFQEMASAKPLLFAEYLKKMKAVAQAQPTHLVAVAHIMGIVGRLSLERGRECMEFQVSQLAKADHNTAVTLLREIKHISDAFPMLLPRFLHQICTQVTEPAASSTIRYYLQQLKADAAVATSHRSQVINQTTGGVTIVKVGGSRQDLPTASRAGSRTSVSARSAGLGSHEGAARSAGHLGSAQQLIHRSMTRLPSVNQMQGHMQSSSRLSSPCGLHNSMSSKLSSSSPVNRSLSALNSRHNLSLLGNHAGGSRVSSCGVTVTTSAHKSISIPTLTEEVMTGRPIMTVSITSSIPRPIPELLLEPSIQEDVEPSNPSPLPPASVAIPTPSYSSSSATPPPYVDIGSRLQSPHDGSLSSNNQGSNGGATTDAAASSAAEEENVVVVTRKVRPSSQRISVFEPYPMRDAVQHFCEKHLDKIKAYMQVVFVKLPLPSKCTIEERKSRKHAILQFACQGKGEHCLYSKTLFVMKTRNPRLWIHLMFLALQARASNALSTRESSVSSLKNCWDILKYDNKSFLALVTSSFPSAKDQDHLIGELRCERFFDVFEYNGPLTLWGCFLCNHPDRAQGFLQEGGEPVIEGQLKEKKKKWKLFRHWRTRYFTLSGAHLSYRGLDDKEAQPIENFRI; encoded by the exons ATGCACGAACTTCTTGCCCAAGTGCTAGAGAACAAGGACCTGTCACGTGCAGGTGACTTGTTCTCTGTGGATGATCAGAAGATAGTAGGAGATCTCTCCGAAGTTATCACTAAGATCAAGGAAATCGCGAGTGCCTCTGATTTTTTGCATAGCGACAACATTCAGAGTGTGGTGGAGATATGCATAACAAGGGTGACATCAGCTATCAG GGATACGGGCACAATAGAGCAGCATGCGCTCGCCCTAGTTTCCCTTTTAGAGTCCTGTCTGAACCACGACTTGCGGCCATCTCAAAAAGACGAAGATCCTCCTCATACAAAAATTGCGTCTGACATCGTCAGCTGCATCTTTCTG AATCACAACAAAAAATCCGTTATGAAACTTGCCCTCCCTGTGGCCATCAAGTTTCTCCACCGGGGCAACAAGGAGCTTAGCCATAATCTGTCGCGTTACTTGTCACTGGCTGCCATCAACAATGCAGAGCTCCTTTCACCGCATGTACAGCCCATTGTAGATAGTGTCATAAGCG GAAACTACGCTCTTGCTCGCGTGCTTCCATCAATCTACGTGGTGAAGAAAGATCCCATTCATGATCATCTGATGGCTCTCATCTCTCTCCTTCCTCTTTGTGAAAGCGCGGATAAGCTTAGCCTTCTAGCGCTCTTCGAACTTGTTGCCAAGCACAAGCCCTCC CTGTTGGAGAGCAACCTTCCTCAATTAAGCACATGTCTGGGAAGTGCCACGACAGCAGGCTCTGTGTTGCGAATCTTCCAAGAGATGGCATCGGCTAAGCCGTTACTCTTCGCCGAATACCTGAAGAAAATGAAAGCCGTAGCTCAAGCTCAGCCCACCCACCTGGTTGCCGTTGCACACATAATGGGTATCGTCGGGCGTCTCAGTCTG GAAAGGGGCCGCGAGTGCATGGAGTTTCAGGTATCCCAGCTGGCTAAAGCGGACCACAACACGGCAGTGACGCTGCTTCGAGAGATCAAACATATTTCCGACGCATTCCCCATGCTCCTCCCGCGGTTCCTACACCAGATCTGCACCCAAGTCACCGAACCTGCCGCATCATCTACTATTCGTTACTACCTCCAACAACTGAAAGCCGATGCTGCCGTCGCTACCTCACACAG gtCCCAGGTCATAAACCAAACGACGGGTGGAGTGACAATAGTTAAAGTTGGTGGCAGCCGACAGGACTTGCCAACCGCTAGTCGCGCGGGCAGTCGAACGAGCGTCTCGGCCAGATCGGCAGGTTTGGGTTCCCACGAGGGCGCAGCACGATCTGCGGGGCACTTAGGCTCGGCTCAGCAGCTGATTCACCGTAGTATGACTAGGCTTCCTTCCGTGAATCAGATGCAAG GTCACATGCAGAGCAGCAGCCGACTGAGTTCACCCTGCGGGTTACACAACAGCATGTCATCCAAGTTGAGCTCGAGCTCCCCAGTCAACAGAAGCCTTTCTGCTCTCAATAGCCGGCACAACCTGAGCCTCTTGGGTAATCATGCTGGTGGCAGCAGAGTGTCCAGCTGTGGTGTAACGGTCACAACATCAGCTCATAAGAGCATCAG CATCCCAACACTTACAGAAGAGGTCATGACCGGCCGTCCCATAATGACCGTGTCCATCACGAGCAGCATTCCTCGACCCATTCCGGAGCTCCTCCTCGAGCCATCGATCCAGGAGGACGTTGAACCCTCCAACCCCTCCCCCCTGCCTCCAGCATCTGTAGCCATTCCAACCCCTTcgtattcttcttcttccgccACTCCTCCTCCGTACGTTGACATAGGTTCTCGGCTTCAAAGTCCCCACGATGGGTCTCTCAGTTCCAACAATCAAGGGAGCAACGGAGGTGCCACTACGGACGCTGCTGCAAGTTCAGCGGCGGAGGAAGAAAATGTGGTTGTGGTCACGAGGAAGGTCCGACCGTCGTCGCAG AGGATTTCTGTGTTCGAGCCATATCCGATGCGGGATGCTGTTCAACATTTTTGCGAGAAGCACCTAGACAAGATCAAGGCATACATGCAGGTTGTCTTTGTGAAGTTGCCTCTACCGTCGAAGTGCACAATCGAAG AAAGAAAATCGAGAAAGCACGCCATCCTGCAGTTTGCTTGCCAGGGCAAGGGAGAACATTGTCTCTACAGCAAGACCCTCTTTGTTATGAAAACGAGGAATCCAAGACTGTGGATCCATCTGATGTTCCTCGCGTTGCAG GCACGTGCTTCAAATGCATTGAGCACTCGAGAGTCGTCAGTGAGCAGTCTTAAAAACTGCTGGGACATCCTCAAGTACGACAACAAGTCATTCCTGGCATTAGTAACATCGTCATTTCCATCTGCAAAG GACCAGGACCACCTCATAGGAGAACTACGGTGCGAGAGGTTCTTCGACGTCTTTGAATATAACGGCCCGCTAACCCTCTGGGGTTGCTTCCTGTGCAATCATCCTGATAGGGCTCAAGGGTTTCTACAAGAGGGAGGCGAACCTGTCATTGAG GGTCAgttaaaagagaaaaagaagaaatggaAACTGTTCAGACACTGGAGAACACGATACTTCACGCTGTCGGGTGCACACCTTTCATATCGTGGCTTG GACGACAAGGAGGCGCAGCCAATCGAG
- the LOC135369666 gene encoding ventricular zone-expressed PH domain-containing protein 1-like isoform X4, producing the protein MHELLAQVLENKDLSRAGDLFSVDDQKIVGDLSEVITKIKEIASASDFLHSDNIQSVVEICITRVTSAIRDTGTIEQHALALVSLLESCLNHDLRPSQKDEDPPHTKIASDIVSCIFLNHNKKSVMKLALPVAIKFLHRGNKELSHNLSRYLSLAAINNAELLSPHVQPIVDSVISGNYALARVLPSIYVVKKDPIHDHLMALISLLPLCESADKLSLLALFELVAKHKPSLLESNLPQLSTCLGSATTAGSVLRIFQEMASAKPLLFAEYLKKMKAVAQAQPTHLVAVAHIMGIVGRLSLERGRECMEFQVSQLAKADHNTAVTLLREIKHISDAFPMLLPRFLHQICTQVTEPAASSTIRYYLQQLKADAAVATSHRSQVINQTTGGVTIVKVGGSRQDLPTASRAGSRTSVSARSAGLGSHEGAARSAGHLGSAQQLIHRSMTRLPSVNQMQGHMQSSSRLSSPCGLHNSMSSKLSSSSPVNRSLSALNSRHNLSLLGNHAGGSRVSSCGVTVTTSAHKSISIPTLTEEVMTGRPIMTVSITSSIPRPIPELLLEPSIQEDVEPSNPSPLPPASVAIPTPSYSSSSATPPPYVDIGSRLQSPHDGSLSSNNQGSNGGATTDAAASSAAEEENVVVVTRKVRPSSQRISVFEPYPMRDAVQHFCEKHLDKIKAYMQVVFVKLPLPSKCTIEERKSRKHAILQFACQGKGEHCLYSKTLFVMKTRNPRLWIHLMFLALQARASNALSTRESSVSSLKNCWDILKYDNKSFLALVTSSFPSAKDQDHLIGELRCERFFDVFEYNGPLTLWGCFLCNHPDRAQGFLQEGGEPVIEGQLKEKKKKWKLFRHWRTRYFTLSGAHLSYRGLKDDKEAQPIENFRI; encoded by the exons ATGCACGAACTTCTTGCCCAAGTGCTAGAGAACAAGGACCTGTCACGTGCAGGTGACTTGTTCTCTGTGGATGATCAGAAGATAGTAGGAGATCTCTCCGAAGTTATCACTAAGATCAAGGAAATCGCGAGTGCCTCTGATTTTTTGCATAGCGACAACATTCAGAGTGTGGTGGAGATATGCATAACAAGGGTGACATCAGCTATCAG GGATACGGGCACAATAGAGCAGCATGCGCTCGCCCTAGTTTCCCTTTTAGAGTCCTGTCTGAACCACGACTTGCGGCCATCTCAAAAAGACGAAGATCCTCCTCATACAAAAATTGCGTCTGACATCGTCAGCTGCATCTTTCTG AATCACAACAAAAAATCCGTTATGAAACTTGCCCTCCCTGTGGCCATCAAGTTTCTCCACCGGGGCAACAAGGAGCTTAGCCATAATCTGTCGCGTTACTTGTCACTGGCTGCCATCAACAATGCAGAGCTCCTTTCACCGCATGTACAGCCCATTGTAGATAGTGTCATAAGCG GAAACTACGCTCTTGCTCGCGTGCTTCCATCAATCTACGTGGTGAAGAAAGATCCCATTCATGATCATCTGATGGCTCTCATCTCTCTCCTTCCTCTTTGTGAAAGCGCGGATAAGCTTAGCCTTCTAGCGCTCTTCGAACTTGTTGCCAAGCACAAGCCCTCC CTGTTGGAGAGCAACCTTCCTCAATTAAGCACATGTCTGGGAAGTGCCACGACAGCAGGCTCTGTGTTGCGAATCTTCCAAGAGATGGCATCGGCTAAGCCGTTACTCTTCGCCGAATACCTGAAGAAAATGAAAGCCGTAGCTCAAGCTCAGCCCACCCACCTGGTTGCCGTTGCACACATAATGGGTATCGTCGGGCGTCTCAGTCTG GAAAGGGGCCGCGAGTGCATGGAGTTTCAGGTATCCCAGCTGGCTAAAGCGGACCACAACACGGCAGTGACGCTGCTTCGAGAGATCAAACATATTTCCGACGCATTCCCCATGCTCCTCCCGCGGTTCCTACACCAGATCTGCACCCAAGTCACCGAACCTGCCGCATCATCTACTATTCGTTACTACCTCCAACAACTGAAAGCCGATGCTGCCGTCGCTACCTCACACAG gtCCCAGGTCATAAACCAAACGACGGGTGGAGTGACAATAGTTAAAGTTGGTGGCAGCCGACAGGACTTGCCAACCGCTAGTCGCGCGGGCAGTCGAACGAGCGTCTCGGCCAGATCGGCAGGTTTGGGTTCCCACGAGGGCGCAGCACGATCTGCGGGGCACTTAGGCTCGGCTCAGCAGCTGATTCACCGTAGTATGACTAGGCTTCCTTCCGTGAATCAGATGCAAG GTCACATGCAGAGCAGCAGCCGACTGAGTTCACCCTGCGGGTTACACAACAGCATGTCATCCAAGTTGAGCTCGAGCTCCCCAGTCAACAGAAGCCTTTCTGCTCTCAATAGCCGGCACAACCTGAGCCTCTTGGGTAATCATGCTGGTGGCAGCAGAGTGTCCAGCTGTGGTGTAACGGTCACAACATCAGCTCATAAGAGCATCAG CATCCCAACACTTACAGAAGAGGTCATGACCGGCCGTCCCATAATGACCGTGTCCATCACGAGCAGCATTCCTCGACCCATTCCGGAGCTCCTCCTCGAGCCATCGATCCAGGAGGACGTTGAACCCTCCAACCCCTCCCCCCTGCCTCCAGCATCTGTAGCCATTCCAACCCCTTcgtattcttcttcttccgccACTCCTCCTCCGTACGTTGACATAGGTTCTCGGCTTCAAAGTCCCCACGATGGGTCTCTCAGTTCCAACAATCAAGGGAGCAACGGAGGTGCCACTACGGACGCTGCTGCAAGTTCAGCGGCGGAGGAAGAAAATGTGGTTGTGGTCACGAGGAAGGTCCGACCGTCGTCGCAG AGGATTTCTGTGTTCGAGCCATATCCGATGCGGGATGCTGTTCAACATTTTTGCGAGAAGCACCTAGACAAGATCAAGGCATACATGCAGGTTGTCTTTGTGAAGTTGCCTCTACCGTCGAAGTGCACAATCGAAG AAAGAAAATCGAGAAAGCACGCCATCCTGCAGTTTGCTTGCCAGGGCAAGGGAGAACATTGTCTCTACAGCAAGACCCTCTTTGTTATGAAAACGAGGAATCCAAGACTGTGGATCCATCTGATGTTCCTCGCGTTGCAG GCACGTGCTTCAAATGCATTGAGCACTCGAGAGTCGTCAGTGAGCAGTCTTAAAAACTGCTGGGACATCCTCAAGTACGACAACAAGTCATTCCTGGCATTAGTAACATCGTCATTTCCATCTGCAAAG GACCAGGACCACCTCATAGGAGAACTACGGTGCGAGAGGTTCTTCGACGTCTTTGAATATAACGGCCCGCTAACCCTCTGGGGTTGCTTCCTGTGCAATCATCCTGATAGGGCTCAAGGGTTTCTACAAGAGGGAGGCGAACCTGTCATTGAG GGTCAgttaaaagagaaaaagaagaaatggaAACTGTTCAGACACTGGAGAACACGATACTTCACGCTGTCGGGTGCACACCTTTCATATCGTGGCTTG AAGGACGACAAGGAGGCGCAGCCAATCGAG